The genomic interval ATCACCTTCTCCATCGGAATCGAGCGAGTGAAGATGTCCTCACCGTCGGGTGCCTCCCCGCCCATCACCGACAGCCACATGTCCGAGTCGGTGTTCGCGCCGTACTCCTCCAGAATCTCGCTGATGGGCGTCCCGGTCCACGCCGTGTTCCCGACCGCGCCGAACGTCCACTGATTGCCCCCGACCTGCGGGTCGAAGTACGACCGGCCGTTGCCCGAACACTGCATCGCGTGGATCACCGTCTCGGTCGAGTAGCCGTGACGAATCTCGTCCATCGACAGTTCGACCTCCTCGTCCACCATCCCGGTCAGCGAAACGGTCCACTCGTCCTCGTCGATGTCGGGCGTCGCGTAGTGGTTGCGTATGTAGTGCTCTTCCCGTGGCGTGATGTAGCTCTGGTAGGTCTCCAGCGACGCGGCCTCGCCGTTCTCGGGGTCTTCCGAGAGGATTCGAAGCCCCGGATACCCCTCCTGGAGGCTCGGCCCGTCGTCCTCCGCCGTGGTGGTCTCCTGTTCGCCCTCGGTCGTGGTCTCGTCCTGTCCCCCGACGTTGCTCGAAAGTATCCCGACGCCCGCGAGTGCGCCGCTCGCCATCAGGAACCGCCGACGGTCGAGATACCGCTGTCGTCGCGTCTGTCCGTTCGTGTCGTCGTCCCCGTTCTCCCCCAACATGCACCTTGTGTAGCGACACCAACCAGTATAAAATCCCGCCTGACGTTGTGAGCGTCCGAACGTACGATTAACGGCGTTGAGCCGGGAACTATTCGGTGACGACGACGGTCCCGACCATCCCTTGGTCGGCGTGGGGCGTACAGACGTAGACGTACGTTCCGGGGACCGTGAAGGTGTGCTCGAACGTCTCGCCGACCTCCATGACCATGAACGACCGACTGCCCTCGTAGGTGGAGAACGGTTCGGCGTCGTCCGGTATCTCTACTTTCGGGTCGGCGTCGGGCTTGGCGCTGACGTTGTGACCTTCGCTCTCGGCGGTCCACCGGACCGTGTCGCCGACCGATATCTCGACCTCCTCCGGGACGAATCGGAGGTACTGCCCGTCCGGGCCCACTGCGACGTCCACGACCTCGCCGTCTCCCTCTGTTTCGGTCTCCGTCTCACCGTCCTCCGTCGGCGTCTCGGTCTCCTCCGTCGTCTCGAACCCCTCGCCGAGTTCGACGTCCCCGACCATCTGCTCGGGATGGTACTCGCATCGGTAGGCCGCCAGCGACTCGCTCGCCTCGAAGACGACCTCGCGGGTCTCGCCGACCTCGCTGGCGCTGTCGGTCCGTTCGAGGGCCTCGCCGTCCTCGTCTTCGAGGCGAAGTTCGTGTTGCTCGCCGTCGAGGTTCATCCAGACCACTCGATACCGCTCGCCATCCCGGAGCGCGAGCGTCGGGTTCTCCTCGCCAGTTATCGCCGCGGGCGCGAGTCCATACCAGCCCGAGGTTCGACCGCCGAGAGCGACGGTCGTCGCGTCGCCGTCCGTCGCTTCCTCGGTCTCGGTCGTGGCCGTTTCGTCTCCCTCGGTCGTCGTGTCCTCCTCTGTCGTCGTCTCCTCGCCCTCTTCGGTGGTCTCCTGCGCGCCAGCGAGCCCACCGACTCCTGCGACGGCACTCGCCGCTCCCATCGCCCGCAGAAACGTTCTTCGCGTCTCGTTTCCCGTCGGTTCCGCGTCGTCGTGTCCCCCCATGACGCGAGTAGTGTCGGTGGTTTCGTCCAAAAGCGTTCGGGTCGGCTACCCGTCGAGGTCGTCCAACTGGACCGTCTCGTCGACGACGAGGGTCGGCCCCTCGTCCATGTCCACGAAGTTCGCGGCGTCGGCCTGAACCTCTTGGCCGATTTCGGACTCGAACGCCTCGCCGATGGCGGCGGTGTCGTCGAAGTAGAGTTCGAGCAGGCCGTCGTAGCCCGCCTTCTCGGGGTCCTTCGGAACCGAGGTGACGTACTTCCGGAGACCGGGCAACTGCTCGGCGAGGTCGGCGTGGTCGCCCGTCCAGTACTCGACGAACTCCTCGTGGGTCAGGCCGTCCTTGCGGACGAGCAGGTCGACCAGTTTGACTGCCATAATTCCACGCTTGACCCGCGTGAACTTCCGTGTGTCGGTCGACGTTTCTGTCGTCGCTCGCACCCGTCGGCGACGCGGTGTCGAGTGCGGTCGTCGCTCGCGCCAGTCGCCGACGCGATTTCGGGTGCGGTCGTCGCTCGCACCGCGAGCGACGACCGCACGGCGATTCCGGCAAGCACTGATGGAGGGGCCTCACTTAAGTACCCGTGCCACCTGTTGGCTAGCGATGACCGAACTGGAACCGCCGACGAGGCGCGAGTGTCAGCGATGCGGTCGCCGAGAGGCGTGGGACGACGACGCGACGAACTGGACGATACGCGACGACGCGCAGACTGGCGAGCCGTTCTGTATCCACGAGTGGGACATCACCGGGACGTACCGTCCGATTCGGGGGTGACCGATTCGGGGGTGACCGATTCGGGGGTGACCGCCCCGGAGGGTGAGGGTCGGCCCGGCGGTCCCAGCCCACGTCCCCCTCCGTCCCGCTCTCCCGCCCCCAGCGAGCGGCCGGACCAATCCCGGCAGTTTTTATTACCGGGGGGCGTAAACCCGTCATAGACCGATAGTTCGCGGGTTCGTGGCTCGGCCACCGCGGGCCCCACCGACGGCCGAAAGACGCCGCGGCGGGGGTTCGACGCCGCGAGCAGGTTTGAATGCGTACGGACGCCGCGCGACGTGGCTCTCACCGAACCACGGCGCGGCTTTGCGTACAACAGGATGAAACTATGGAAATAGAAATTGCAACCATCGGCGGTTACGAAGAAGTCGGACGGCAGTGTACTGCCGTGCGCGCGGGCGACGACGTGGTCATATTCGACATGGGGCTGAACCTCTCGAAGGTCCTCCTCCACGACAACGTCGAGACCGAGAAACTGCACAGCCTCGACCTCATCGACATGGGCGCGATTCCGGACGACCGCGTCATGAGCGACCTCGAAGGCGACGTGCAGGCCATCGTGCCCACGCACGGCCACCTCGACCACATCGGGGCCATCTCGAAGCTGGCCCACCGGTACAACGCGCCGGTCGTCGCCTCGCCGTTCACCATCGAACTGGTGAAACAACAGATTCAGGGCGAGCAGAAGTTCGGCGTCGAGAACGACCTCGTGAAGATGGAGGCTGGCGAGACGATGTCCATCGGCGACTCCGGGCAGGTCGAACTGGAGTTCGTCAACGTGACCCACTCCATCATCGACGCCATCAACCCGGTGCTCCACACGCCCGAGGGGGCCATCGTCTACGGTCTCGACAAGCGGATGGACCACACGCCGGTCATCGGCGACCCCATCGACATGAAGCGGTTCCGCGAGATCGGCCGCGAGGGCGAGGGCGTCCTCTGCTACATCGAGGACTGCACCAACGCGGGCCGGAAGGGCCGCACCCCGAGCGAGGCGGTGGCCCGCCGCCACCTCCAAGACGTGATGACCTCGGTCGAGGACTACGACGGCGGCATCGTGGCGACGACGTTCTCCAGCCACATCGCCCGCGTCAAGAGCCTCGTGGAGTTCGCCAAGGACATCGGGCGCGAACCCGTCCTGCTCGGACGGTCGATGGAGAAGTACTCGGGCACCGCCGAGCGACTCGACTTCGTCGACTTCCCCGAGGACATGGGGATGTTCGGCCACCGCAAGTCCGTGGACCGCACCTTCAAGCGCATCATGAAGGAGGGCAAGGAGGACTACCTCCCCATCGTCACCGGCCACCAGGGCGAACCGCGCGCGATGCTCACCCGGATGGGTCGGGGCGAGACGCCCTACGAACTGGACGACGGCGACAAGGTCATCTTCTCGGCCCGCGTGATTCCGGAGCCGACCAACGAGGGCCAGCGCTACCAGTCCGAGCGCCTCCTGAAGATGCAGGGCGCGCGCATCTACGACGACGTCCACGTCTCGGGCCACCTCCGCGAGGAGGGCCACTACACGATGCTGGACGCGCTCCAGCCCCAGCACGTCATCCCCGCCCACCAGGACATGAAGGGGTTCTCGCCCTACGTGAGCCTGTGCGAGAACCAGGGGTACAAGCTCGGTCGAGACGTGCACGTCACGAGCAACGGCAACCTCATCCAACTCGTCGAATAACATGACAGACGCGAGCGCCGAGACGCTGGAAGAGCGGGTGATGGGAGCGGTCGAACAGCGACGCGAGGTCGTCAACGACGCCATCGTCGAGGACCTCCCCGTCGACGAGCCCGAACGGCTCTACGAGGCCGCGCGGTACCTGCTCGACGCGGGCGGCAAGCGCCTGCGGCCGACCGTGCTGTTGCTCGTTGCCGAGGCGCTCGCGGACGCCGACGCCGACCCCGAGACGACCGACTACCGGGCGTTCCCCGGGCTCGCGGGCAACGACGTCGACGTGATGGCCGCCGCCGTCGCCATCGAGGTCATCCAGTCGTTCACGCTCATCCACGACGACATCATGGACGACGACGACCTCCGGCGGGGGGTCCCGGCGGTCCACCGCGAGTACGACACCTCGACCGCGATTCTGGCGGGCGACACCCTCTACTCCAAGGCGTTCGAGATACTGCTCGACGCCGACGCGCCCGCCGACCGCCTCGTCGGCGCGACCGACGTGCTGGCGACGACCTGCACCAACGTCTGCGAGGGGCAGGCCCTCGACATCGCGTTCGAGGGGCGCGACGACGTGCTCCCCGAGGAGTACCTCGACATGATCGAGCACAAGACCGCCGTGCTGTACGGCGCGTCGGCGACCATCCCGGCCATCCTGCTCGGTGCCGACGACGAGACCGTCGAGCAGCTCTACCGGTACGGCATCGACGTGGGCCGGGCGTTCCAGATTCAGGACGACGTGCTCGACCTCACCGTTCCGAGCGAGAAACTCGGCAAACAGCGCGGGAGCGACCTCGTCGAGAACAAACAGACCATCATCACCCTCCACGCCCGCGAGCGGGGCGTGGACGTGGACTCGCTGGTCGAGACCGACGACGTCGAGGCGGTGACCGAGGCCGAGATCGACGAGGCGGTCGCGGCGCTCGCAGACGCGGGAAGCATCGATTACGCCTCCGAGAAGGCCCGAGAACTGGTCGAGCGAGGGAAGGCGCGTCTCGAAGTCCTGCCCGACAACGAGGCGCGCGACCTGCTCGAAGGTATCGCAGACTACCTCATCGAGCGCGAGTACTGAGTCGCGTCGTCGCTTCGAAGTCGCCAGCGGGGGCGGCTACTCGTCGGTGAACTCCTTGTAGTGGGTGTGTTCGAGGTACTCTTCGAGCGTGGGCTGTCGCCAGTAGCGGACTACCTCGCTCCGGGCGTCGTAGTCCACCACGTCGGCACTGGCGATGGTGGGGAGGTGGTCCTCGCGGAGTTCCTCGGCGATCTCTTCGCGGAGGGACTCCGTGATGGGCACGTCGTCGGCGCGGGCCTCCCACATCGCAACCTCGTCTGCGAGCGTCTCGACTTCTGCGAATCCGTCGTCGGTACCCATCAGGGCGTAGAGTGCGTACCGACGACGTTTCTCCGCGAGGAGGGCGAACAGGGTGTCGAACGAGGGTGTCGTGACTGCGCGTCCGCTCCGGAGGGCGTGTTCGTCAGTCGCCGAACGTACCGGGTCGTTGCTCATGGCGGGTGACCTCCAAGAACTCCTTTCGCCAGAGAGGCCAACAAACCCATGCCTCAATAATTAGGTGCGGCCGCGAGAGAGTGTCACACGGCCAATATCAGCCGTCTAATCAATCGAGGAACGTCCCGACCAGCTTGCGCTGGGCCGCCCGGAGGTGCTGGTGGAGGGTGGGCGACGAGACGCCGAGCGAGTCGGCGACCTCCTCGGCGGTGCTCTCTCGGGGGTACTCGTAGTAGCCCGCGAAGTACGCGGTCTGGAGCGCAGTCTGCTGTTTCTCGGTGAGCTCCCGGTTCAGGGTCTGTCGGAACTCCTTGGCGGTGTGGACCGGGCGACCGACCTCCTGCTTGCTCACGAGCTTCGCGTCGGGGAACGTCAATCGGAGGCTGTCGACGACCGACCTGACGTTCGCGTCCGAGGGCGCTTCGGTGACGTACTCGATGTCGCCGCCATCGATGGTCCCCGACTTGACCACGGTGCCAGCCTTGACGAGCCGGGTGACTCCCGTGTGCGAACAGAGGATTTCGAGCAGGCACTCGTCGGCGTCGTCGGTGACGACGCGGAACTCCTCGACGCCGCTCGCGTCGACGCCGCTCAGCGCGTCCCGAATCGCAGACGCCGACGCGTCCTCGACCGCCACGTATTCGAGCAGGCGGTCCTCGGAGACCTCCACGAACCCTTCGAGGACGAACCGACACTCCAGTTCCGCTGCCGTTCGGGCGAGCGCGGAGTCGGCGTCTCGAACCCGGAACTCCAGCTCGATGGCGGTGTCGGCGAACAGCAGGTTCCGGTTCTTGACCGCGTTGATAGCGAACGCGACCACCTCCGCGAGGGCTTCGAGCGCGCTCTGCTCCCGGTCGCCGAACGGTCGCGAGCACGCGCCGCTGATCCCGAGGACGCCGTAGTTGGTGTTGCCGTAGGTCAGCGGCAGGAGGACCGCCGAGGACATCTCAAGGTCCAGCATGCACTCGCGCTCGTGCTCGGAGAGTCGGGCGTCGGTCGACACGTCCGGGACGACGACCGATTCGCCCGCCTGCACGACGCGCGTGAAGGAGTTTCCCCCCTCCGACCGGGCGCTAGTGGCCTCGACGAGTCGCTCGACGCCCTCGCGGTCGGCTCCCGCGATGACGCTCGGGTCCATGCGCTCGTCTTTGACCCACGGCCCGCCGATCCACGCGAACTGGTAGAACTCCGAGTCGGCCAACCCCTCACAGACGGTGCGCTCGACCTCCTCTCGGGTCCCCGACTCGACCAGCGAGTCGAGGATGCCGTGGATCAGGTCGTTGATGCGGTTGAGCGTCTCCAGTTCGTCCCCGCGGGCGGTCAGTCGTCGCTCGTTCTCCCGGCGGTCGGTCACGTCGCGGGCGACCCAGACGACCGCATCGCGACCGTCGATGTCGCTCCCGAGCGGCGCGGTCCGACCCTCGAACCAGCGTTCGCCCGCGTCGGTGTCGACCCGGTACTCGATGGTCTCGACCCCGCCGGTCGACAGCGTCGTGCGGATGTGTTCGAGGAACCGGTCGGCCATCGACTCCTCGAACGCGTCGTAGAGGGTCTGGCCCACGAGTCGCTCGCGCTCGACCGTTTCGAGGTCGGCGGTGGTCGGCCCCGAGAGCAGTTCGAGGTACCGGCCGTCCTCGTCGATGATGAAGGCGACGTCGGGGAAGGCGTTGGTCAGCTCGCGCATGCGGTCGCCGGTCAGTCCCGAGTCGGCCTCGACGCTGGTGGCGGCGACCGCGCGCCCGACCCGCTTGCGGAGCGACTCGCCGCCCGCGTCCTTGGGGAGGTAGTCGGTCACGCCCTTCCCGAGGGCCTCGCTGGCGACCGCTTCGCTCCCCGAGTCGGTGAACAGGACCACCGGCAGATTGGGGTGGTCGTCGCGGATGGTTTCGAGCAGGTCGATGCCGTCGCCGTCGGGCAGGTCGTACTCGGTGACCACGCAGTCGACGTCGCCGCAGTCGGCGAGTCGCTCCCGCGCGGCGGCGACGGAACCGACGCTGGTGACCGCGACGCCGTGTGAAGCCAGCGACGCGGGCGGTTCCTCGGCGTCGACGTAGACGAGCCGGACGGCCGTCGCGTCTCGATTGGGAGTCACGCTCTGGGAAGCGGTACGTTCGGCTTCACCTAAGCGTCTCGGTTAGCTAGCGCACACGTTCGGCGACCGCGGGGTCGGTCGGACGACCGACCCCGCGGTCGCTCGCGCGTTCGAGCGAATCCGGTTCAGTTTTCCCCCGGACGCTCGAACGACTCCCCAATGAACGACGAACTCCGAGAGCGGATCGAGACGGAGGCAGAGATTCACGCGCTCGTGAACGCGGTCAAACACGACAGCGACGCCGACGTGGGCGCGGTGATGGGGCCGCTGATGGGCGAGAACCCCGACTTCCGCCAGCACGGCGACGAGATTCCGGGCGTCATCGGCCCCGTGGTCTCGCGGGTCAACGGCCTCGACGCCGACGAGCGCCGCGACCGGCTCGCCGAACTCGCGCCCGAGTGGCTGGCGGAGTTAGAGAGCGAGGACGAGGGCGAGGACCATCCCCTGCCGGACCTCCCGAACGCCGAGGAGTACGACGACATCCGGATGCGGTGTGCCCCGAACCCCAACGGCCCGTGGCACATCGGCCACGCCCGAATGCCCGCGGTCATCGGCACCTACGCCGACCGCTACGACGGGGAGTTCATCGTGCGGTTCGACGACACCGACCCCGAGACCAAGCGGCCCATGCTGTGGGCCTACGACGAGATTCTGGAGGAGGTCGAGTACCTCGGCTTCGAGCCCGCCGAGGTGTACCGCGCGAGCGACCGCCTCGACATCTACTACGACCACGCCCGCGACCTCATCGAGAAGGGCGGGGCCTACACCTGCTCGTGTTCGGGCGAGGAGTTCTCCGACCTGAAGAACTCGGCCGAACCCTGCCCCCACCGCGAGAAGG from Halorussus salilacus carries:
- a CDS encoding ribonuclease J, with the translated sequence MEIEIATIGGYEEVGRQCTAVRAGDDVVIFDMGLNLSKVLLHDNVETEKLHSLDLIDMGAIPDDRVMSDLEGDVQAIVPTHGHLDHIGAISKLAHRYNAPVVASPFTIELVKQQIQGEQKFGVENDLVKMEAGETMSIGDSGQVELEFVNVTHSIIDAINPVLHTPEGAIVYGLDKRMDHTPVIGDPIDMKRFREIGREGEGVLCYIEDCTNAGRKGRTPSEAVARRHLQDVMTSVEDYDGGIVATTFSSHIARVKSLVEFAKDIGREPVLLGRSMEKYSGTAERLDFVDFPEDMGMFGHRKSVDRTFKRIMKEGKEDYLPIVTGHQGEPRAMLTRMGRGETPYELDDGDKVIFSARVIPEPTNEGQRYQSERLLKMQGARIYDDVHVSGHLREEGHYTMLDALQPQHVIPAHQDMKGFSPYVSLCENQGYKLGRDVHVTSNGNLIQLVE
- a CDS encoding DUF7344 domain-containing protein, giving the protein MSNDPVRSATDEHALRSGRAVTTPSFDTLFALLAEKRRRYALYALMGTDDGFAEVETLADEVAMWEARADDVPITESLREEIAEELREDHLPTIASADVVDYDARSEVVRYWRQPTLEEYLEHTHYKEFTDE
- a CDS encoding EthD family reductase, whose protein sequence is MAVKLVDLLVRKDGLTHEEFVEYWTGDHADLAEQLPGLRKYVTSVPKDPEKAGYDGLLELYFDDTAAIGEAFESEIGQEVQADAANFVDMDEGPTLVVDETVQLDDLDG
- a CDS encoding HEWD family protein, with the translated sequence MTELEPPTRRECQRCGRREAWDDDATNWTIRDDAQTGEPFCIHEWDITGTYRPIRG
- a CDS encoding plastocyanin/azurin family copper-binding protein, with the translated sequence MGGHDDAEPTGNETRRTFLRAMGAASAVAGVGGLAGAQETTEEGEETTTEEDTTTEGDETATTETEEATDGDATTVALGGRTSGWYGLAPAAITGEENPTLALRDGERYRVVWMNLDGEQHELRLEDEDGEALERTDSASEVGETREVVFEASESLAAYRCEYHPEQMVGDVELGEGFETTEETETPTEDGETETETEGDGEVVDVAVGPDGQYLRFVPEEVEISVGDTVRWTAESEGHNVSAKPDADPKVEIPDDAEPFSTYEGSRSFMVMEVGETFEHTFTVPGTYVYVCTPHADQGMVGTVVVTE
- the idsA3 gene encoding geranylfarnesyl diphosphate synthase, with protein sequence MTDASAETLEERVMGAVEQRREVVNDAIVEDLPVDEPERLYEAARYLLDAGGKRLRPTVLLLVAEALADADADPETTDYRAFPGLAGNDVDVMAAAVAIEVIQSFTLIHDDIMDDDDLRRGVPAVHREYDTSTAILAGDTLYSKAFEILLDADAPADRLVGATDVLATTCTNVCEGQALDIAFEGRDDVLPEEYLDMIEHKTAVLYGASATIPAILLGADDETVEQLYRYGIDVGRAFQIQDDVLDLTVPSEKLGKQRGSDLVENKQTIITLHARERGVDVDSLVETDDVEAVTEAEIDEAVAALADAGSIDYASEKARELVERGKARLEVLPDNEARDLLEGIADYLIEREY
- a CDS encoding bacterio-opsin activator domain-containing protein — its product is MTPNRDATAVRLVYVDAEEPPASLASHGVAVTSVGSVAAARERLADCGDVDCVVTEYDLPDGDGIDLLETIRDDHPNLPVVLFTDSGSEAVASEALGKGVTDYLPKDAGGESLRKRVGRAVAATSVEADSGLTGDRMRELTNAFPDVAFIIDEDGRYLELLSGPTTADLETVERERLVGQTLYDAFEESMADRFLEHIRTTLSTGGVETIEYRVDTDAGERWFEGRTAPLGSDIDGRDAVVWVARDVTDRRENERRLTARGDELETLNRINDLIHGILDSLVESGTREEVERTVCEGLADSEFYQFAWIGGPWVKDERMDPSVIAGADREGVERLVEATSARSEGGNSFTRVVQAGESVVVPDVSTDARLSEHERECMLDLEMSSAVLLPLTYGNTNYGVLGISGACSRPFGDREQSALEALAEVVAFAINAVKNRNLLFADTAIELEFRVRDADSALARTAAELECRFVLEGFVEVSEDRLLEYVAVEDASASAIRDALSGVDASGVEEFRVVTDDADECLLEILCSHTGVTRLVKAGTVVKSGTIDGGDIEYVTEAPSDANVRSVVDSLRLTFPDAKLVSKQEVGRPVHTAKEFRQTLNRELTEKQQTALQTAYFAGYYEYPRESTAEEVADSLGVSSPTLHQHLRAAQRKLVGTFLD